One window of Dechloromonas sp. ZY10 genomic DNA carries:
- a CDS encoding nitrate/nitrite transporter, with protein MNKKSFLQAGHTPTLLAAFLYFDLAFMVWVLLGPLAIGIAKDLGLSHAEKGLMVATPVLAGALLRMVMGVLVDRLSPKKAAIIGQVVVIAALAYAWLVGVHSFKEVLVLGIFLGVAGSSFAAALPLASRWYPAEHQGTAMGIAGAGNSGTAFAALFAPGLAMAYGWNSVFGLALIPLVLVFVAFLFMAKDAPDAPPPKTLAEYLKVLKDKDAWWFMFFYSVTFGGFVGLASSLVIYFNTQYGLDPKMAGFFTAGCVFAGSLVRPIGGNVADRIGGVKSLTVMYIFAAVFLAIVSFGLPEAWMALVVFVGAMLALGMGNGAVFQLVPQRFKKEIGVMTGLVGMAGGVGGFYLASSLGYAKQMTGSYQSGFLIFAGLAVLALVGLTGVKTRWRTTWGASHLTTAKI; from the coding sequence ATGAACAAGAAATCCTTTCTGCAAGCCGGCCACACGCCCACGCTCCTGGCGGCTTTCCTCTACTTCGACCTGGCCTTCATGGTCTGGGTCCTGCTCGGGCCGCTGGCGATCGGGATCGCCAAGGATCTTGGCCTGTCGCATGCCGAAAAGGGCTTGATGGTGGCGACGCCGGTCCTCGCCGGGGCGCTGCTGCGGATGGTGATGGGCGTGCTGGTCGATCGCCTGTCGCCGAAGAAGGCGGCGATCATCGGCCAGGTGGTGGTGATTGCCGCCCTGGCCTACGCCTGGCTGGTCGGGGTGCATTCGTTCAAGGAAGTGCTGGTGCTCGGGATCTTCCTCGGCGTCGCCGGCTCGTCGTTCGCCGCCGCCTTGCCGCTGGCCTCGCGCTGGTATCCGGCGGAACACCAGGGGACGGCGATGGGGATTGCCGGTGCCGGCAACTCCGGTACCGCTTTCGCCGCGCTGTTCGCACCGGGCCTGGCCATGGCCTACGGCTGGAACAGTGTTTTTGGCCTGGCACTGATTCCGCTGGTGCTGGTCTTCGTCGCCTTCCTGTTCATGGCCAAGGATGCGCCGGATGCGCCGCCGCCCAAGACCTTGGCCGAGTACCTCAAGGTCCTCAAGGACAAGGATGCCTGGTGGTTCATGTTCTTCTACTCGGTGACTTTTGGCGGCTTCGTCGGCCTGGCCTCGTCGCTGGTGATCTACTTCAACACCCAGTACGGGCTCGATCCCAAGATGGCTGGCTTCTTCACCGCCGGCTGCGTCTTCGCCGGTTCGCTGGTGCGCCCGATCGGCGGCAACGTCGCCGACCGTATCGGCGGCGTCAAGTCGCTGACCGTGATGTACATCTTCGCCGCAGTTTTCCTCGCTATCGTTTCCTTCGGCCTGCCGGAAGCCTGGATGGCGCTGGTCGTCTTCGTCGGCGCGATGCTGGCGCTGGGCATGGGTAACGGCGCGGTCTTCCAGCTGGTGCCGCAGCGCTTCAAGAAGGAAATCGGCGTGATGACTGGCCTGGTGGGCATGGCCGGCGGCGTCGGCGGCTTCTACCTCGCCTCTAGCCTCGGCTACGCCAAGCAGATGACCGGTAGCTATCAGTCCGGATTCCTGATTTTCGCCGGGTTGGCGGTCCTCGCCCTGGTCGGCCTGACCGGGGTCAAAACCCGCTGGCGCACTACCTGGGGCGCCAGCCACCTGACGACTGCAAAAATCTGA
- a CDS encoding methyl-accepting chemotaxis protein, producing the protein MNKLGLKGLFAVLLLVLGGGFVLSAGFVMRTLQEVRIGSEAYQEVIHSKDVIADVLPPPLYLIESYLLVLEAANLQDGPQLEALHQRFSELEKEYLERHRYWQSIPLQLSLKQALLEASWQPAQAFYQEAGRVFFPALRSGDLSNQKLSLDKLRTFYRLHRTEVDRVVVLATAFNQDAEETANTLVSSRQWMLSGVGLLIVLLSLGVAALISRRILNLLGGEPLLALQLVQRIAAGNLARLPTVAADRGLLLEIERMRVGLVALVRIIRAAVVRLETTVPELIHVAETVSQVAHGQSDAAQRMAAATEELNVSIAESSSVAVDSKRQIDHGQVLTDSGGEHIDRSVQEMGRITELVRATSAEVASLGRRSGEISAVTQVIQEIADQTNLLALNAAIEAARAGESGRGFAVVADEVRKLAERTTSSTREIAVTVAAIQKDTDDVARCIHGAVVQADAVAGLGAQAGESITAIRQMTSALVEAMAEMSIALQEQGGASRDIAVQVEQLSQQAEHLAANAGTNSEQAQLIKTLAQDLAVTVGRFSLGDD; encoded by the coding sequence ATGAACAAATTGGGGCTTAAAGGATTGTTCGCTGTGTTGCTGCTGGTGCTGGGGGGGGGGTTCGTCCTTAGTGCCGGTTTTGTGATGCGAACCTTGCAGGAGGTACGAATCGGTAGCGAGGCGTATCAGGAGGTGATTCACTCCAAAGATGTGATTGCTGATGTGTTGCCGCCGCCCTTGTATTTGATCGAGTCGTATTTGCTGGTTTTGGAGGCGGCAAATCTTCAAGATGGGCCGCAACTGGAGGCATTGCATCAGCGTTTCTCCGAGCTGGAAAAAGAGTATCTGGAACGGCATCGCTACTGGCAGTCGATTCCTCTGCAACTTTCTCTTAAGCAAGCGTTGCTGGAAGCCTCATGGCAACCTGCACAGGCGTTCTATCAGGAGGCGGGGCGGGTCTTCTTCCCGGCGCTCAGGAGTGGCGATCTTTCGAATCAGAAACTTAGTCTGGATAAGCTGCGTACTTTTTATCGGCTGCATCGGACCGAGGTCGACCGAGTGGTTGTCTTGGCAACAGCGTTTAATCAGGATGCCGAAGAGACAGCGAATACTTTGGTGTCGTCCCGGCAGTGGATGTTGTCCGGAGTCGGTTTGCTGATTGTCCTGCTCTCGCTGGGGGTGGCTGCCTTGATTAGCCGGAGAATCCTGAATTTACTGGGGGGCGAGCCACTGTTGGCGTTGCAGTTGGTTCAGCGAATTGCCGCAGGCAATTTGGCGCGGCTCCCAACCGTGGCGGCAGATCGTGGGCTACTGCTCGAAATCGAGCGGATGCGTGTTGGTTTGGTGGCCTTGGTCCGCATTATCCGGGCGGCAGTGGTCCGCCTCGAAACGACGGTGCCCGAACTGATCCATGTTGCCGAAACCGTCAGCCAGGTTGCGCATGGTCAGTCGGATGCGGCACAACGAATGGCCGCTGCGACCGAGGAGTTGAATGTCAGTATTGCCGAGTCGTCATCGGTTGCCGTCGATTCAAAGCGTCAGATTGACCACGGGCAGGTGCTGACCGACTCCGGTGGCGAGCATATTGACCGGAGTGTGCAGGAAATGGGCAGGATCACTGAGTTGGTGAGGGCTACGTCCGCCGAGGTTGCGTCATTAGGGCGCCGGTCCGGTGAGATTTCTGCCGTAACGCAGGTGATCCAGGAAATTGCCGATCAGACCAATTTGCTGGCCTTGAACGCGGCAATCGAGGCCGCCCGGGCTGGCGAGAGTGGCCGGGGATTCGCTGTTGTCGCCGATGAGGTGCGCAAACTGGCCGAAAGAACCACTTCCTCGACGCGTGAAATCGCGGTCACGGTAGCGGCGATCCAGAAAGACACCGATGATGTTGCGCGTTGTATTCATGGTGCGGTGGTGCAGGCTGATGCGGTAGCCGGCTTGGGGGCCCAGGCAGGAGAGTCGATTACCGCGATTCGGCAGATGACTTCGGCACTGGTTGAGGCGATGGCTGAAATGAGTATTGCCTTGCAGGAGCAGGGGGGGGCAAGTCGGGACATCGCTGTCCAGGTTGAGCAGTTGTCGCAGCAAGCCGAGCACTTGGCAGCAAATGCCGGGACCAACAGCGAACAGGCGCAATTGATCAAAACGTTGGCGCAGGATCTGGCCGTCACCGTCGGACGCTTTTCCCTCGGCGATGACTGA